One part of the Candidatus Saccharimonadales bacterium genome encodes these proteins:
- a CDS encoding collagen-like protein, whose protein sequence is MRSTSESNISSKSAAKRRKNVLFGLLSAAVVVAILLLTFDVYRKSTSMDVLFSVYKNLAEQVSNNPASIEQVAQLDTTTLDDPTLQVQELGNSNQDATLAIGPAGSQGVPGLDGINGVDGEDGDDGLDGTDGTDGIAGIQGPQGIQGVQGVAGAQGPAGQDGTNGVASCPNGSCVSLQVSPTTQESGYVYVNGVVASSFQGNGSSLTSLSAGNLVGTVANGLLSSSVTLQGNNFNGNSQLVQTNGSGELPVLSGANLTSINASQITTGTLSNLRLNSTVTVQGNTFNGVNQLVQLDGSGALPAVSGANLTNLPVGCTDCVDLQAVTPGTPQTGHINVSGTVIAGNFVGVGSSLTGLNASNISSGTLNDSRLSSNVTTQGNTFNGTSQLVQTTAGGVLPVISGENLTNLNASSLATGTVGDARLSTNVTLQGNSFNAAGQLVQLDGSGLLPALNGSALTSLNASNISSGTLADARLSSNVALLSRDSQVFTGDNTIFRNDTNGTNAFTVQNSSSTNVFNVDTSANRTQTTNAEVSSGLTVGASGTAITQIRYYAPTINPANVPAASTSEQTFTVNGLTTDDTVIVNKPSLTNGCGMIGARVSAANTLAISWVNVLGILGCDPPSEVYKVMAFRAT, encoded by the coding sequence ATGCGCTCAACGAGCGAATCCAATATCAGTAGCAAATCAGCGGCAAAAAGGCGTAAAAACGTTCTTTTTGGCTTGCTCAGTGCGGCAGTAGTGGTGGCAATTTTGCTACTGACGTTTGATGTTTACCGCAAATCTACCAGTATGGATGTGCTTTTTAGCGTTTATAAAAATCTGGCAGAGCAAGTCTCGAACAATCCTGCAAGTATCGAACAGGTTGCCCAGCTAGATACGACCACGTTGGATGATCCGACTTTGCAAGTTCAGGAACTGGGCAACAGTAATCAAGATGCAACTTTAGCGATCGGCCCGGCGGGTTCACAGGGAGTACCAGGGCTGGATGGCATCAATGGAGTAGATGGCGAGGATGGAGATGACGGGTTGGATGGAACCGATGGAACCGATGGAATTGCCGGAATTCAAGGACCTCAAGGAATCCAAGGTGTTCAGGGTGTAGCTGGCGCGCAAGGACCCGCTGGCCAAGATGGAACAAACGGCGTAGCCTCTTGTCCCAATGGCTCATGTGTCTCGCTCCAAGTTTCGCCCACCACTCAGGAATCTGGCTATGTTTATGTAAATGGAGTAGTTGCTAGCAGCTTTCAAGGAAACGGTTCAAGCTTAACTTCTTTGAGCGCGGGTAATTTAGTAGGTACTGTCGCCAATGGATTGCTTAGTTCGAGTGTTACATTACAGGGCAACAACTTCAACGGCAATAGTCAGCTGGTGCAAACAAATGGTAGCGGCGAATTGCCAGTTCTTTCGGGCGCAAACTTGACCAGTATTAATGCATCTCAGATCACCACAGGAACTTTGTCTAATTTAAGATTAAACTCAACCGTGACCGTTCAAGGCAACACATTTAATGGTGTCAATCAGCTTGTGCAGCTAGATGGCTCAGGTGCATTACCTGCGGTTTCGGGCGCCAATCTTACTAACCTACCTGTTGGGTGTACTGACTGTGTTGATCTGCAAGCCGTTACGCCCGGCACCCCTCAAACTGGTCACATAAATGTTAGCGGAACAGTAATCGCCGGTAATTTTGTTGGGGTTGGCAGTAGTCTAACGGGATTGAATGCTAGTAATATTAGCAGTGGTACCTTGAATGATTCTAGGCTGAGCTCAAATGTTACTACGCAGGGCAATACTTTTAACGGCACGAGCCAATTGGTTCAAACCACCGCGGGCGGGGTTTTGCCTGTAATCTCCGGTGAGAACCTTACTAATCTTAATGCTTCTAGTTTGGCAACGGGTACTGTTGGCGACGCAAGGTTGAGCACTAATGTGACATTGCAGGGAAATAGCTTTAACGCCGCCGGACAACTTGTTCAGCTCGATGGATCTGGTTTGCTCCCCGCCCTCAATGGATCCGCATTAACTAGCTTAAATGCGAGCAATATTTCTAGCGGAACTTTAGCGGATGCACGCCTGAGTAGTAACGTTGCGCTTCTTAGTCGAGATTCTCAAGTATTTACTGGTGATAATACGATTTTCAGGAACGATACCAACGGAACCAACGCTTTCACTGTTCAAAACTCATCCAGCACTAACGTGTTTAATGTAGACACTTCTGCCAATAGAACACAGACGACAAACGCAGAAGTCTCTTCTGGGTTGACTGTGGGTGCTTCGGGAACTGCGATTACACAGATTAGGTACTATGCGCCGACTATTAATCCTGCAAACGTTCCAGCAGCATCCACTAGCGAGCAAACATTTACCGTAAATGGATTGACCACAGACGACACGGTTATTGTAAACAAACCCTCGTTAACTAACGGTTGTGGAATGATTGGAGCCAGAGTGAGTGCAGCTAACACCTTGGCAATTTCGTGGGTGAATGTTTTAGGTATTTTGGGTTGCGATCCTCCATCTGAGGTTTATAAAGTTATGGCCTTTAGAGCTACTTAA
- a CDS encoding Kiwa anti-phage protein KwaB-like domain-containing protein — protein MEQTSITPSATTETTENAAPVEREQTDIFNWANNLFMYKDNLKIELFLLSKNNVLYRTQHKPEVGKQLIPLLLDNILEFVMTGAGEGLVVRGFEEAEEEDNVLQRTQLDNIEKMVEAMRWLGGQEHEMEMFNEDDHDLRRMRGLIARCSHPEMEKSFYVIKSLSAANVVKGIGGWTIGAQTFEALDPGAALRIPADNQILLLEQDVYVFNQSKLERLFNYNAKKNAIAEKKVDEINANFTLSFADELDLQTMVKASKTLINKLQKIDPQSVKQEDLLNHAEELGVELMTDDSGAIIIMDVKDLNKFVNLLNDDYVESSMTGRRYEIKSKKILEPESDEK, from the coding sequence ATGGAACAAACATCTATCACGCCGAGCGCGACAACCGAAACTACTGAAAATGCTGCACCCGTGGAGCGTGAGCAGACAGATATATTTAACTGGGCTAACAACCTTTTTATGTACAAAGACAACCTAAAAATTGAGTTGTTCTTGCTTAGTAAAAACAATGTTTTGTATCGGACTCAGCATAAACCTGAGGTAGGCAAACAGTTGATTCCCCTACTCTTAGACAATATTTTAGAGTTTGTTATGACTGGCGCAGGCGAAGGCTTAGTCGTGCGCGGTTTCGAAGAGGCAGAAGAGGAAGATAACGTTTTACAAAGAACTCAGCTCGATAATATCGAAAAGATGGTTGAGGCGATGCGCTGGCTTGGTGGCCAAGAACATGAAATGGAAATGTTCAACGAAGACGATCACGACTTGCGTCGTATGCGCGGCTTGATCGCACGTTGCAGTCATCCCGAAATGGAGAAATCTTTTTACGTAATTAAGTCGCTCTCCGCGGCTAATGTTGTTAAAGGCATTGGCGGTTGGACTATCGGTGCACAAACTTTTGAAGCACTTGATCCGGGCGCCGCGTTGCGGATTCCGGCTGATAACCAGATTCTATTACTCGAGCAGGACGTCTATGTTTTTAATCAAAGCAAGCTTGAGCGTTTATTTAATTATAATGCTAAAAAGAATGCGATTGCCGAAAAGAAAGTCGATGAAATTAACGCCAACTTCACTTTAAGCTTTGCAGACGAGCTTGATCTTCAGACCATGGTTAAAGCTAGTAAAACGCTGATCAACAAATTGCAAAAAATTGATCCGCAGTCTGTGAAGCAAGAAGATCTCTTGAATCACGCCGAAGAACTCGGTGTTGAGCTTATGACTGATGATTCGGGCGCCATTATCATCATGGATGTTAAAGACCTTAATAAATTTGTGAATCTATTAAACGATGACTACGTTGAGTCTAGTATGACGGGTAGGCGTTACGAGATTAAAAGTAAAAAGATTTTAGAGCCAGAATCTGACGAAAAATAG
- a CDS encoding fibronectin type III domain-containing protein, translating into MIVRNLLKRVGVIVVAVTIVASNFAFETPVRALATTDSVDEIHFSYGENAGEVIFNWRGSETAFFYGLDSNYGQQATAYQSAISPWDTTGPFYEVKISGLNDNTEYHYKIGESGLDHAFKTRSTGDFSWVDVGDTVSSHCFSYMPAMHQLITNQQPNVVTHGGDISVLDGCGVEAVNSYYTDQEVWSHFAAFQPAWGNHEYAEAKPEAPAGTPRDSLANYKGRSYITNAQTVPNDTETKTSNPGCGGDQGSVVNTCLGEDWGWFDSGKVRFISYPEPWPGAIEDWKVKADILMQQAQSDANVDFIITYGHRPPYTNSTEGPNLTVCAAIDYLAQKYSPRADNQGGKYILNVGHHAHGLEAYGKVNGLMHVLSAAGGQGFTPTANTTPPSEFRVRRLGILAGNYNAQNGTLGIRFVCGPDFLWIKDVCEYGSTIWSMQFTKSTAPVPTPTEWVSNVGVETNLTGWTGKYGSSNYVNIDRSTEQAHSGSASVKVSASTGANNLSSGFNDSPKIIASTTANIGYTQSVWIKPGYVGQKITLRLREWRPNWAMAGEVSQTITASSTDWQRVSQTYTTKESGNSLAYIVYANAISAGQYFYVDDLSLTSPN; encoded by the coding sequence ATGATTGTAAGGAACCTGCTAAAAAGAGTGGGCGTTATTGTGGTTGCAGTAACTATAGTGGCAAGCAATTTTGCCTTCGAGACTCCAGTCAGGGCGCTTGCAACTACTGATAGCGTAGACGAAATCCACTTTTCTTATGGCGAAAATGCAGGCGAAGTGATTTTTAACTGGCGCGGATCTGAAACCGCCTTTTTTTATGGTCTAGACTCCAACTACGGTCAACAAGCCACAGCCTATCAATCGGCAATTAGCCCATGGGACACAACCGGTCCATTCTACGAAGTTAAAATTAGCGGCCTAAATGACAACACCGAGTATCATTATAAAATCGGCGAAAGCGGCCTAGACCACGCCTTTAAAACACGGTCAACTGGTGATTTTAGCTGGGTGGATGTGGGCGACACAGTGAGCTCTCACTGCTTTAGCTATATGCCAGCCATGCACCAACTAATTACTAATCAGCAACCAAATGTCGTTACGCATGGTGGTGATATATCGGTTCTGGATGGTTGTGGCGTAGAAGCAGTTAACTCATACTACACCGATCAAGAAGTTTGGTCGCATTTTGCGGCTTTTCAACCCGCTTGGGGTAACCATGAGTACGCCGAGGCCAAGCCCGAGGCACCTGCAGGAACTCCACGCGATAGCCTCGCAAACTACAAAGGCCGAAGTTACATAACAAACGCACAAACAGTACCTAACGACACCGAAACAAAGACTAGCAACCCGGGTTGTGGTGGCGATCAAGGTAGTGTCGTGAACACCTGTCTAGGCGAAGACTGGGGCTGGTTTGACAGTGGCAAGGTAAGATTTATTTCGTACCCCGAGCCGTGGCCGGGCGCGATCGAAGATTGGAAAGTCAAAGCCGATATACTAATGCAGCAAGCTCAAAGCGATGCAAACGTCGACTTCATAATCACTTACGGGCACCGCCCTCCTTACACAAACTCAACCGAGGGCCCAAACCTAACAGTTTGTGCAGCCATTGATTACTTGGCCCAAAAATACAGTCCGCGCGCCGACAATCAAGGCGGGAAATATATCTTAAATGTTGGGCACCATGCGCACGGCTTAGAAGCTTACGGCAAAGTTAACGGCCTAATGCACGTGTTGAGTGCAGCTGGCGGTCAAGGCTTTACACCAACCGCTAACACAACGCCTCCATCCGAATTCCGTGTGCGCAGGTTAGGAATTTTAGCCGGCAATTATAACGCCCAAAATGGAACATTAGGAATTAGGTTTGTGTGCGGACCAGATTTTCTATGGATCAAGGATGTGTGCGAGTATGGCAGTACAATTTGGAGCATGCAATTCACGAAATCCACAGCCCCAGTACCAACCCCCACAGAATGGGTTAGCAATGTTGGCGTAGAAACCAACCTAACAGGCTGGACGGGTAAATACGGCAGTAGCAACTACGTAAATATTGACCGTTCCACTGAGCAAGCTCACAGCGGCAGCGCGTCCGTAAAAGTTTCGGCCAGCACTGGCGCAAACAATTTATCCAGTGGCTTTAACGACAGCCCTAAAATAATTGCCAGCACTACCGCAAACATCGGATACACTCAAAGCGTATGGATAAAACCCGGGTACGTTGGCCAAAAAATCACATTACGTCTACGTGAGTGGCGACCAAACTGGGCCATGGCAGGTGAGGTGAGCCAAACTATTACTGCAAGTAGTACTGATTGGCAGCGGGTTAGCCAGACATATACCACAAAAGAGTCCGGCAATAGCTTAGCTTACATTGTTTACGCCAACGCAATCTCTGCAGGGCAATACTTTTACGTCGACGATCTTTCCTTAACTTCGCCAAATTAA
- a CDS encoding lipase family protein, translating to MKTLSTAKPFWKILIKIVLVVIGLVLVFAIGVAIFKNAKIAILQAQLAPFYKTDGLPLQGELGEIVRQEPMDLQISGGTATRVLYRTQDSNGNNTFSSGMIFVPNNQGQNRPIVAWAHGTLGMGEACAPTRSQDPMQNISWVNQMLENGWIVTATDYAGLGTDGIEQYLVGAGEAHDVLNSVRAARNLSGSNAGNTFAVWGHSQGGHSSLFTGSMAKSYAPELNLAGTVASAPAAELSVMLDQQDNNVLDWVIGPEILTSWPTANDQLSADQLTTKVGDKNYQKIADQCIDDATLDGLIRNSLKQQFFATSPTDVPAWSEMAQAQTAPTLEPSQPLMVAESTTDLVIEPGATALYIQRACNAGGNLNSLWVANVQHMQIPEVIYPNVIAWINDRFNNRPNNNTCDQQLPVQPLNN from the coding sequence ATGAAAACTTTAAGTACTGCGAAACCATTCTGGAAAATTCTTATAAAAATTGTTCTTGTAGTAATTGGCTTAGTTTTAGTTTTTGCAATCGGCGTGGCGATTTTTAAAAACGCAAAAATTGCTATTTTACAGGCTCAACTTGCACCGTTTTATAAAACCGATGGATTGCCGCTTCAAGGTGAATTAGGCGAGATCGTTAGGCAAGAACCAATGGATCTACAAATTTCGGGCGGGACGGCTACACGAGTCTTATATCGAACTCAGGATTCCAACGGCAACAATACCTTTAGCTCGGGTATGATTTTCGTTCCGAACAATCAAGGGCAGAATAGGCCGATTGTAGCCTGGGCTCACGGCACATTAGGAATGGGGGAGGCATGCGCTCCAACAAGATCGCAGGATCCGATGCAGAATATTTCCTGGGTCAACCAGATGCTTGAAAACGGCTGGATTGTAACGGCAACCGATTACGCAGGACTTGGCACAGATGGAATCGAGCAGTACCTAGTTGGCGCCGGTGAAGCTCACGATGTCTTAAATAGTGTGCGTGCAGCTCGTAATTTAAGTGGATCGAACGCGGGCAACACATTTGCCGTTTGGGGCCACTCGCAAGGTGGGCACTCGTCGTTGTTTACGGGCAGCATGGCAAAAAGTTACGCACCTGAACTTAATTTAGCGGGAACAGTTGCATCCGCACCAGCTGCCGAACTTTCGGTCATGTTAGATCAGCAAGACAATAACGTTTTAGATTGGGTCATCGGGCCAGAAATCCTAACATCTTGGCCAACTGCCAATGATCAGCTATCGGCAGATCAGCTTACCACAAAAGTGGGCGACAAAAACTATCAAAAAATAGCCGATCAATGTATTGATGATGCAACTCTGGACGGATTAATTAGGAATAGCCTGAAGCAACAGTTCTTTGCCACAAGTCCCACAGATGTCCCAGCCTGGAGTGAAATGGCTCAAGCCCAAACTGCACCAACGCTAGAGCCAAGCCAGCCCTTAATGGTGGCTGAGAGCACGACAGATTTAGTGATCGAGCCGGGAGCCACAGCACTATACATTCAACGCGCCTGCAACGCCGGTGGAAACCTAAATTCATTATGGGTTGCAAATGTTCAACATATGCAAATTCCCGAAGTAATTTATCCTAATGTAATCGCTTGGATCAACGACCGCTTCAACAACCGACCAAATAACAATACTTGTGATCAGCAACTACCGGTCCAACCTTTAAATAACTAG
- a CDS encoding MFS transporter, with protein sequence MTVWFAVTFFAYLETQSVFATAIVSGIYLVVTALSGFWLGSLVDHHKKKQIMLASSLVSLVFYMIATVVFALAPEGTFKHIESFWLWALIISLLLGVMAGNLRTIALPTLVTILIPADRRDKANGLVGASTGISFLVVSVISGFMIGFWGLWSVLALSITLTIAAFIHLLSVKIPEKGVAHLIGDGELPSKKVDIKGTFRVVVAIPGLMALIIFSTFNNFLGGVFMPLMDAYGLSMVSVQVWGLLWGAISVAFIAGGILVAKKGLGKNPLRTLLLANIAIWAISSVFTIQPSIILLSAGMFVYLLLAPVIEASEQTLLQRVVPLERQGRVFGFAQSIEQSASPLTAFLIGPIAQFIFIPFMTVGAGVELIGGWFGSGPARGIALVFCVTGLIGLVISLLAMTSKYYRQLSSAYEKAGETK encoded by the coding sequence ATGACGGTTTGGTTTGCAGTGACGTTTTTTGCCTATCTAGAAACTCAGTCGGTTTTTGCAACCGCAATTGTATCAGGAATTTACCTTGTAGTTACTGCGCTGTCAGGCTTTTGGCTTGGCAGCCTAGTTGACCACCACAAAAAGAAGCAAATTATGCTGGCATCGAGCTTGGTTTCGTTAGTTTTCTACATGATAGCAACAGTTGTGTTCGCGCTTGCACCAGAAGGAACTTTTAAGCACATCGAAAGTTTTTGGTTGTGGGCGCTGATAATCTCACTTTTGCTTGGCGTAATGGCAGGCAACTTGCGAACAATAGCCTTGCCAACTTTGGTAACAATTTTAATTCCTGCAGATCGACGCGATAAAGCCAACGGATTAGTCGGCGCATCGACAGGCATTTCTTTTTTGGTAGTTTCGGTAATAAGCGGTTTTATGATTGGGTTTTGGGGTTTATGGTCGGTCTTGGCACTTTCGATCACCCTGACGATCGCCGCTTTTATTCATTTGCTAAGCGTTAAAATCCCCGAAAAAGGCGTTGCGCACCTAATTGGAGATGGTGAGTTGCCAAGCAAAAAGGTCGACATAAAAGGCACATTTAGAGTAGTCGTTGCGATACCTGGCTTAATGGCACTTATCATTTTCAGCACTTTCAACAACTTTTTAGGCGGCGTATTCATGCCACTAATGGACGCTTACGGACTTTCTATGGTTTCTGTTCAGGTTTGGGGATTATTATGGGGAGCGATTAGCGTGGCCTTTATCGCTGGCGGAATTTTAGTTGCTAAAAAGGGCCTAGGTAAAAATCCGCTGCGAACTTTACTTTTGGCAAACATAGCAATTTGGGCTATCTCGAGCGTGTTTACAATTCAGCCGTCTATTATTTTGCTTTCGGCAGGAATGTTTGTGTACTTGCTGTTAGCTCCGGTCATTGAAGCGTCGGAACAAACGCTCTTGCAACGTGTAGTTCCACTCGAACGCCAGGGTCGTGTATTTGGTTTCGCCCAAAGCATCGAACAATCGGCGTCACCATTAACCGCATTTTTAATCGGTCCGATCGCACAGTTCATTTTTATTCCGTTCATGACTGTCGGTGCCGGCGTAGAGCTCATTGGTGGATGGTTTGGATCTGGTCCAGCACGCGGAATAGCCTTAGTGTTTTGCGTAACTGGACTGATTGGTTTAGTGATTTCGCTTTTGGCGATGACGTCAAAGTACTACCGACAGTTGTCTAGTGCGTACGAAAAAGCCGGGGAAACTAAATAA
- a CDS encoding DUF1801 domain-containing protein, with translation MNRDILEFNRNLPAGRREICDLLSTEIQSFFKDLPDAENKLWHGAPVWFLNGNPIVGYDSLKNCVRLLFWSGQSFNEPSLQPEGSFKAAEVRYENLDKIKVDELAAWLKKAKDIQWDYKNIVKRRGVLERLS, from the coding sequence ATGAACAGAGATATATTAGAGTTTAACAGAAATTTGCCAGCTGGTCGTCGAGAAATTTGCGACTTGCTTAGCACTGAAATCCAGAGCTTTTTTAAAGACTTGCCAGATGCTGAAAATAAATTATGGCACGGAGCGCCGGTTTGGTTCTTAAACGGTAACCCTATTGTCGGTTATGATTCCCTAAAGAACTGCGTAAGACTTTTGTTTTGGAGCGGTCAGTCCTTTAACGAACCCAGTTTACAGCCCGAGGGCAGTTTTAAGGCGGCAGAAGTGCGTTATGAAAACTTAGACAAGATAAAAGTGGACGAGCTGGCAGCCTGGCTTAAAAAGGCAAAAGATATTCAATGGGACTATAAGAACATAGTTAAGCGCAGGGGAGTACTTGAGCGCCTCAGTTAA
- a CDS encoding PIG-L family deacetylase, producing the protein MNKKYNFLKNFVLPALYAGGGLAVLICTTILWASLGAQLNSQNADQLVNSYLFESPDTFKEAFVPYQHSFLFKWPLFLFAKILGFTNLAFLLVTLMSVLLTVIALAYLIYRIENRMLVFGTLCLALASTLILVPAQPYDGALLPVNMAMITTRNLEYVLYILSIVLILRGTYKKSSFWFGVVLLSILFASDRLFVSISLGGALLATVCYWVMHARPMMRIAIRWLLATVAAIVVATIILWVLQLFTDISHTGISPYGFITDFKELARGVIYVFVALSVNFGVLPASDPRILADIMGQVWRSAGSIYIASYIVNFLIFIAAIWAMAVVFWRSFKVKIDPKTYALPVILVWTLVAAIGSYIVSDHYFPVDFRYLGIALFAGFVALASVLSRRTLNPKIVVITGIIILAGIIIALPTSVKTYRSEQQALNPVATYNKRIVSALKSYKVDVLVGNYWRVVPIRLLSNENQAILPLMDCTQPRDLLSSKNWQKDLKESSFAYILSLESPLADAPSCGLDTITEVYGRPSKSVVINGTVDKPKELLLLYNNGITNGPHVGQDAATIKPILLSDFNDAFCSASTTLQVVAHQDDDLLFMNPATFDDIKSGHCVRTIYLTAGDAGADQFYWLRREEGAIAAYSTMLGVSPRSWSTHIIKLGDQQFIRAATSKDNPNVSLIFMRLPDGNVNGQGFKSSEQQSLAKLDRGVISTVKSVDKQSVYSLDDLTNALGRLMQFYSPSIVRLQSTDKNATPPDHSDHLESGKIATTAFEKYKSEYGETAAQFYVGYPVASKPENVIDQTLTDKSTIFRSYSAFDSSVCAKSTPECQFAPIYQTYLRRSYSN; encoded by the coding sequence ATGAACAAGAAGTATAATTTTTTAAAGAACTTTGTTTTACCAGCACTTTATGCTGGCGGTGGCTTAGCTGTGCTTATTTGTACGACAATTTTGTGGGCAAGTTTAGGTGCGCAACTTAATAGTCAAAATGCTGATCAACTAGTTAATTCATACCTGTTTGAAAGTCCAGATACTTTTAAAGAGGCGTTTGTGCCTTACCAACATTCGTTTTTATTTAAGTGGCCATTGTTTTTATTTGCTAAAATTTTAGGTTTTACAAACCTTGCGTTCCTGCTGGTTACTCTAATGAGTGTGCTTTTAACTGTAATTGCGTTGGCGTACCTTATATATAGGATCGAAAATCGCATGCTCGTTTTTGGCACGCTTTGTCTGGCCTTGGCATCTACCCTAATTTTAGTTCCTGCTCAACCTTACGATGGCGCACTTTTGCCAGTTAATATGGCTATGATCACTACCCGAAATCTTGAGTATGTACTATATATTTTGTCAATTGTTTTGATTTTGCGCGGAACTTATAAAAAATCGAGTTTTTGGTTTGGTGTTGTGTTGCTATCAATTTTATTTGCAAGTGATCGTCTTTTTGTAAGTATAAGTCTGGGTGGTGCGCTTTTGGCTACGGTTTGCTACTGGGTAATGCACGCTAGGCCGATGATGCGAATCGCTATTCGCTGGCTGCTTGCAACTGTCGCGGCCATAGTTGTTGCCACTATAATTTTATGGGTTCTCCAGTTGTTTACAGATATATCACATACCGGCATAAGCCCGTATGGGTTTATAACTGACTTTAAGGAATTAGCGCGCGGTGTAATTTATGTCTTTGTGGCTTTATCTGTTAACTTTGGCGTGTTGCCTGCTAGTGATCCACGAATTTTAGCTGACATAATGGGGCAAGTTTGGCGCAGCGCAGGGTCGATCTACATCGCAAGTTACATTGTTAACTTTTTAATTTTCATAGCGGCTATATGGGCAATGGCGGTTGTATTTTGGCGTAGTTTTAAAGTTAAAATTGACCCAAAAACGTACGCATTGCCTGTGATTTTAGTCTGGACGCTTGTTGCAGCGATCGGATCATATATTGTAAGTGACCACTACTTCCCGGTGGACTTTAGATATTTAGGAATTGCTCTTTTTGCTGGTTTTGTGGCGCTTGCTAGTGTTTTGAGCCGGCGCACGCTTAACCCTAAAATTGTAGTTATAACCGGAATTATAATCTTAGCCGGAATTATAATTGCTCTACCTACGTCTGTAAAAACCTATCGCAGTGAACAACAAGCGTTAAACCCAGTAGCAACTTATAATAAAAGAATTGTCAGCGCACTAAAATCTTATAAAGTTGACGTTTTGGTCGGCAATTACTGGCGTGTTGTTCCGATCAGGCTTTTAAGCAATGAAAATCAGGCGATCTTACCGCTTATGGACTGTACTCAGCCGCGTGATTTACTATCGAGCAAAAATTGGCAAAAAGATCTAAAAGAGAGTTCTTTTGCGTATATTCTGTCGTTAGAAAGCCCGCTCGCGGACGCTCCTTCGTGTGGACTCGACACGATTACCGAAGTTTATGGTCGCCCGAGCAAAAGTGTGGTAATTAATGGAACGGTCGATAAGCCTAAAGAGCTGCTGTTGCTGTATAACAATGGAATTACCAATGGCCCGCATGTTGGACAGGACGCGGCTACAATCAAGCCAATTTTATTGAGTGACTTTAACGATGCTTTTTGCTCGGCATCAACGACTTTGCAAGTGGTAGCCCATCAAGATGATGATTTACTTTTTATGAATCCGGCCACGTTCGACGATATAAAATCTGGGCATTGCGTAAGAACTATTTATTTAACCGCCGGGGATGCTGGCGCTGACCAGTTTTATTGGCTGCGGCGCGAAGAAGGTGCAATAGCTGCTTATTCAACTATGCTCGGCGTGAGTCCTAGATCTTGGTCGACGCATATTATAAAACTGGGAGATCAACAATTTATTAGAGCCGCGACAAGCAAAGATAACCCGAATGTTTCTTTGATTTTTATGCGCTTGCCAGATGGTAATGTCAATGGACAGGGTTTCAAGTCTTCTGAGCAACAAAGTCTAGCTAAGCTTGATCGCGGGGTCATCTCAACTGTTAAATCTGTGGATAAACAATCTGTTTACTCGCTGGATGATTTAACGAATGCACTTGGTCGGTTAATGCAATTCTACTCTCCTTCGATTGTTCGGTTGCAATCAACCGATAAAAATGCCACGCCACCTGATCACAGCGACCATCTTGAGTCGGGAAAAATAGCCACTACAGCTTTTGAAAAGTATAAATCAGAATACGGTGAGACCGCCGCCCAGTTCTATGTCGGCTACCCTGTTGCATCAAAACCCGAAAACGTTATTGACCAGACGTTAACGGATAAATCTACAATATTTAGATCATATTCTGCCTTTGATTCTTCGGTTTGCGCAAAATCTACTCCTGAGTGTCAATTTGCGCCAATCTACCAAACGTACCTTAGGCGGAGCTATTCAAATTAA
- a CDS encoding GtrA family protein → MIGVVTLQRLWAKSFMRYVVIGGTAYITEIASLMLLTTVFDLSSVIAVAISFWVGFIVAFTLQKIVTFNNYDKTVKGLARQVVGYGALVAWNYAFTLSVVGFVGDRLPVYVSRTLCIVVITCWNFLIYRKLFKQTQSDEQEV, encoded by the coding sequence ATGATTGGTGTAGTGACATTGCAGCGTCTGTGGGCTAAAAGTTTTATGCGCTACGTAGTAATTGGCGGCACTGCTTATATAACCGAAATCGCTAGCCTAATGCTTTTAACCACTGTTTTTGACTTGTCGTCAGTAATTGCGGTGGCTATCAGCTTTTGGGTTGGCTTTATAGTTGCCTTCACTCTGCAAAAGATCGTGACTTTTAATAATTACGACAAAACCGTTAAAGGGCTTGCTAGACAAGTTGTTGGCTACGGAGCCTTGGTGGCCTGGAACTATGCTTTTACTTTAAGTGTGGTAGGTTTTGTCGGGGACAGATTGCCGGTATATGTTAGCCGGACTTTGTGTATTGTAGTGATAACCTGTTGGAATTTTTTAATTTATCGCAAGCTTTTCAAGCAGACCCAGAGCGATGAACAAGAAGTATAA